A genomic segment from Gemmatimonadaceae bacterium encodes:
- a CDS encoding GTP-binding protein: MPVVQRKVCMLGATAVGKTSLVRRFVESIFSEKYQATIGVKIDRKLVTIGDTTVSLLLWDLQGEDEFQRVRLSYLRGASGLIYVADGTRPETLALVKPIRALAEDTLGHVPSLLLLNKSDLGDSWVMDDHFVEANGPTGIPVLRTSARTGDVVDDAFHHLVRRMLDG; the protein is encoded by the coding sequence CTCGGCGCAACCGCCGTTGGCAAGACGAGCCTCGTCCGGCGCTTCGTGGAGTCGATCTTCTCCGAGAAGTACCAGGCGACCATCGGGGTAAAGATCGACCGCAAGCTGGTGACGATTGGCGACACCACCGTCTCGCTCCTGTTGTGGGACCTGCAGGGCGAGGACGAGTTCCAGCGCGTACGACTCTCGTACCTGCGCGGCGCCTCGGGCCTCATCTACGTCGCCGACGGGACACGCCCCGAGACGCTCGCCTTGGTCAAACCCATTCGCGCCCTTGCCGAGGACACGCTCGGCCACGTCCCGTCACTTCTCCTCCTCAACAAGAGCGACCTGGGTGATAGCTGGGTGATGGACGATCACTTCGTCGAGGCCAACGGCCCCACGGGGATACCAGTGCTGCGCACCTCGGCGCGAACGGGCGACGTGGTCGACGACGCCTTCCACCACCTCGTGCGTCGAATGCTCGACGGCTGA